A single Leptolyngbya ohadii IS1 DNA region contains:
- a CDS encoding L-lactate MFS transporter, which yields MSNVKLLGLPAEKGRWLLIPLGIIVLLCLGTAYSWSIFRKPIEASLQVGATQSLLPFTTLLVVFSILMPITGFYIEKLGPRRVTAVGAVIMGIGYVASSFANSIPALVFTYGIIAGIGVGITYGVPLAVAAKWFPDKKGIAVGTTVIGFGLSPLVTAPLARNLIAANAPDGWKATLLIFGIAFTAIMLVISTTMKYPPADWQPAGWQPPARTLAVTGNATPMMQTRTFYGLWICFIIGTFVGLAAIGIASPVGQEIVKLDAGTAAWTVSLFAVFNGLGRPFFGWVADRFTPKNAAIACYVLIIIASIMMLRAGEGAIVTYLVAFCLITFAFGGWLAIAPTSTLILFRSSEYAKNYGLVFTAFGAGALLGTLTVGHIRDVFGSYTNFFYVTGLLAIVGIVLAVFMLKRNPTIAAELETSK from the coding sequence ATGAGCAACGTTAAATTATTGGGTCTGCCTGCCGAGAAGGGCAGGTGGTTGTTGATTCCGCTGGGAATCATTGTTTTGCTTTGTTTAGGGACTGCATACTCCTGGAGCATCTTCCGTAAGCCGATCGAAGCTAGTTTGCAGGTAGGGGCAACGCAAAGTTTGCTGCCTTTCACGACGTTGCTGGTCGTCTTTTCCATCCTGATGCCGATCACCGGATTCTATATTGAAAAATTGGGTCCAAGACGGGTAACGGCAGTGGGCGCGGTCATTATGGGCATCGGCTATGTCGCATCCAGTTTTGCCAACAGCATTCCTGCGCTCGTTTTTACCTACGGCATCATTGCCGGAATTGGGGTGGGAATTACCTATGGTGTACCGCTGGCAGTTGCAGCAAAATGGTTTCCCGATAAGAAAGGGATTGCGGTGGGAACAACCGTGATTGGGTTCGGACTTTCTCCTCTAGTCACTGCACCGCTGGCGCGAAATCTGATTGCTGCTAATGCGCCCGATGGATGGAAGGCAACGCTGCTTATTTTTGGGATTGCCTTTACTGCAATCATGCTGGTGATTTCGACCACGATGAAATATCCGCCTGCGGATTGGCAACCTGCTGGATGGCAACCCCCAGCAAGAACGCTGGCAGTGACGGGTAATGCCACTCCGATGATGCAAACCCGCACCTTCTATGGATTGTGGATTTGCTTTATTATCGGTACCTTTGTGGGACTGGCAGCGATCGGCATTGCCAGCCCGGTGGGACAGGAAATCGTCAAGCTCGATGCGGGCACGGCTGCCTGGACGGTTTCGCTGTTTGCGGTGTTTAACGGCTTGGGTCGTCCTTTCTTTGGTTGGGTGGCAGACCGCTTTACGCCCAAGAATGCAGCAATCGCCTGCTATGTGCTGATCATCATCGCTTCGATCATGATGCTGCGTGCGGGGGAAGGGGCAATTGTGACCTATCTGGTTGCCTTCTGTCTGATTACCTTTGCCTTTGGCGGCTGGCTGGCGATCGCGCCCACTTCAACCCTGATTCTGTTCCGCTCCTCGGAATACGCCAAAAACTATGGGCTTGTCTTTACGGCGTTTGGGGCAGGCGCACTGCTGGGGACGCTGACGGTAGGGCATATCCGCGATGTGTTTGGCAGCTACACTAACTTCTTCTATGTAACGGGTCTGCTGGCGATCGTAGGAATTGTGCTTGCCGTATTCATGCTGAAGCGTAATCCAACCATTGCAGCGGAACTGGAGACGAGCAAGTAG
- a CDS encoding glycosyltransferase family 39 protein, with protein sequence MRLKDFSFTGKFNAGKGNSILLLAFILLLGLGLRFWNLDAKPLWLDEVLTALFTMGKSATDVPLNQFFPLADLDQIFSFRSGVSCPQLTQTLIRESVHPPLFFCLIYRWLSWLQPNSANDSWNWVWAIRSLPALLGVGTIAALYWLNRVAFSPAAARWGAALMAVSPFAVYLSQEARHYTLPMLLITLALVMLVKIQQSPRQFTPWLWIGWTAVNLTGLYVHYFCLLALIAQIGTIALWMFWQRREILRRHWVGLGLAILALTAGYLPWIPIFLSHMSRPETDWLIPYKPDWIDRVAPLYQTVVGWLLMVIALPIEEQPDSIVYLFGSIGLVFALWLGWQIFKAVRFQWGNPAMHPPLLLLSGFVGLVLLQFFAIVYLLDKDLTVVPRYNFVYYPAMAALLGAVLVNNEGRASKTQTSKDQKIPNRSTPVVLLMIGFLSSVLVVNGVAFQKSYRPNVVAQDMAFEPNKSLATVVSYRSPQEIALGLSFALELRRQLHEQFSPEQINDRVRYAFVDRTDGYGAVWRELPQLDQPLPMPLNLWVIASPGMRTRNYPSRVRLSNPATPNRKAICPVDPEEFHRVSFPYQLFRCESRSP encoded by the coding sequence GTGCGCTTAAAGGATTTCAGCTTTACGGGCAAATTCAACGCTGGCAAAGGAAACTCTATTCTGCTGCTGGCGTTTATTTTGTTGCTGGGTCTGGGGCTGCGCTTCTGGAATCTGGATGCCAAGCCGCTGTGGCTGGATGAGGTGCTGACGGCTCTGTTTACGATGGGTAAAAGCGCGACGGATGTACCGCTCAATCAGTTTTTTCCCTTAGCTGACCTGGATCAGATCTTCTCCTTTCGATCGGGTGTATCCTGTCCGCAGTTGACCCAAACTCTGATCCGGGAATCCGTTCATCCACCGCTGTTCTTTTGTCTGATCTATCGCTGGCTGTCCTGGCTTCAGCCGAATTCAGCGAATGATTCATGGAACTGGGTCTGGGCAATTCGATCGCTGCCTGCCCTGTTGGGCGTTGGAACAATCGCGGCACTCTATTGGCTAAATCGCGTGGCTTTTTCTCCGGCGGCGGCTCGCTGGGGGGCGGCACTCATGGCGGTTTCTCCGTTTGCTGTGTATTTGTCACAGGAAGCCCGTCACTATACGCTGCCCATGCTGCTGATTACGCTGGCACTTGTGATGCTGGTCAAAATTCAGCAGTCGCCCCGGCAGTTTACGCCCTGGCTGTGGATCGGCTGGACGGCAGTAAATTTAACTGGGCTGTACGTTCACTATTTCTGTCTGCTGGCACTGATCGCGCAGATTGGGACGATCGCCCTCTGGATGTTCTGGCAGCGACGAGAAATTCTGCGGCGGCACTGGGTGGGACTGGGACTGGCAATTCTGGCACTGACGGCAGGCTATCTGCCCTGGATCCCCATTTTTCTCAGCCACATGAGCCGCCCCGAAACGGACTGGCTAATTCCCTATAAACCCGATTGGATCGATCGCGTTGCGCCGCTGTATCAAACCGTCGTCGGCTGGCTGCTGATGGTGATTGCCTTACCGATCGAGGAACAGCCTGATTCGATCGTCTATCTATTCGGCAGTATTGGCTTAGTTTTTGCCCTGTGGCTGGGCTGGCAGATTTTCAAAGCGGTGCGGTTCCAGTGGGGCAATCCGGCAATGCATCCGCCGCTGCTGCTGCTGAGTGGATTTGTGGGTCTGGTGCTGCTGCAATTTTTTGCGATCGTCTATTTGCTCGACAAGGATCTGACCGTTGTGCCCCGCTATAACTTTGTCTACTATCCAGCAATGGCGGCACTGCTGGGTGCAGTTCTGGTGAATAACGAGGGTCGAGCTTCTAAGACTCAAACTTCTAAAGACCAGAAGATCCCTAACCGCTCTACGCCAGTTGTCCTACTCATGATCGGGTTTCTCAGCAGTGTGCTGGTGGTCAACGGGGTTGCCTTCCAGAAGTCCTACCGTCCCAATGTTGTCGCTCAGGACATGGCATTTGAGCCAAATAAATCCCTTGCCACAGTTGTCAGCTATCGATCGCCCCAGGAAATTGCCCTTGGACTCAGCTTTGCCCTGGAACTTCGCAGGCAGCTTCACGAACAGTTCTCGCCGGAGCAAATTAACGATCGAGTCAGGTATGCTTTTGTCGATCGAACAGACGGCTATGGTGCGGTCTGGCGAGAGCTACCCCAACTGGATCAGCCCCTACCGATGCCGCTAAACCTCTGGGTCATTGCTTCTCCTGGAATGCGAACCCGAAACTACCCGTCCCGCGTGCGGCTCTCTAATCCGGCAACCCCAAACCGCAAAGCCATTTGTCCCGTTGATCCAGAGGAATTTCATCGGGTGAGCTTTCCCTATCAGCTTTTCCGCTGTGAATCCCGATCGCCATAA
- a CDS encoding ferrochelatase, which produces MVATPEKIQQPTFDAPGQDDRVAVLLMGYGEVESYEDFANYNEQALNLLTAKFAPVPTWIYPPLAKLLAVFDLHEWSHQHDHFISPHNAIFEQQREGIEQALQQRWGNRVQVFKAFNFCAPFLPEQVLAEIRSQGFDKILIYPLLVVDSIFTSGIAIEQVNKALARMAEGTEHWVKGQRYIPSFYNQPEYIDLLANMVEEQIRNHLIEAYLPSQIGIVLMNHGCPHKAKGFTSGIDESQALYERVRERLIDRYPLISIGWLNHQTPLIEWTQPNVDLAARNLIAQGASALMFMPIGFATENHETLLDVEHIIHSLRRKHSDITYVQMPCVNDHPVFLQMVADWANPQIEALLSEQALAVNPTLAADRAKELLRPNFVSAHHHDHHGHDHGHHHHSDHGHHHNHGHHDHGHHDHGHGHHH; this is translated from the coding sequence GTGGTTGCAACTCCAGAAAAAATTCAACAGCCCACTTTTGATGCCCCTGGTCAGGACGATCGCGTGGCGGTGCTGCTGATGGGCTACGGCGAAGTAGAAAGCTATGAGGACTTTGCCAACTACAACGAACAGGCTTTAAACCTCCTCACTGCTAAATTTGCGCCTGTCCCCACCTGGATCTATCCGCCGCTGGCAAAACTGCTGGCTGTTTTTGATTTGCATGAGTGGAGCCACCAGCACGATCACTTTATTTCGCCGCACAACGCTATTTTCGAGCAGCAGCGGGAAGGCATTGAGCAGGCACTTCAGCAGCGGTGGGGAAATCGCGTTCAGGTGTTCAAAGCGTTTAACTTCTGTGCGCCCTTCCTGCCGGAGCAGGTGCTAGCCGAAATTCGATCGCAGGGCTTCGACAAGATTTTGATCTATCCGCTCCTGGTCGTCGATTCAATCTTTACCAGCGGCATTGCGATCGAGCAGGTGAACAAAGCTCTTGCAAGAATGGCAGAGGGCACGGAGCATTGGGTAAAAGGACAGCGGTACATCCCCTCGTTCTACAACCAGCCGGAGTATATTGATCTGCTGGCAAACATGGTGGAGGAGCAGATTCGCAATCACCTGATCGAGGCTTATCTGCCTTCCCAAATCGGGATCGTGCTGATGAATCACGGCTGTCCCCACAAGGCAAAAGGCTTTACCTCCGGTATTGATGAAAGCCAGGCGCTTTATGAACGGGTGCGCGAAAGGCTGATCGATCGCTATCCTCTGATCTCGATCGGCTGGCTAAACCACCAGACACCGCTGATTGAATGGACGCAGCCCAATGTGGATCTGGCAGCTCGGAATCTGATTGCTCAAGGTGCTTCTGCCCTGATGTTTATGCCGATCGGCTTTGCCACAGAAAACCACGAAACCCTGCTAGACGTGGAGCATATTATCCACAGCCTGCGGCGCAAACATTCCGACATTACCTACGTGCAGATGCCCTGCGTCAACGATCATCCGGTATTCCTGCAAATGGTCGCAGATTGGGCAAATCCCCAAATCGAAGCGCTGCTGTCTGAACAGGCACTTGCCGTTAACCCCACCCTGGCAGCCGATCGGGCAAAGGAATTACTGCGTCCTAATTTCGTCTCCGCACATCATCACGACCATCATGGGCACGACCACGGGCACCATCACCACTCTGATCATGGACACCACCATAATCACGGGCATCACGATCATGGACATCACGATCATGGGCACGGGCATCATCACTAG
- the hpxZ gene encoding oxalurate catabolism protein HpxZ, whose protein sequence is MQINLPDVVAEVQQVFDRYEQALVNNDVAVLDELFWHSPHTIRYGATENLYGYEAIAQFRSSRPAIDLQRDLSNTVITSYGRDFATVNTEFRRKSSSKTGRQSQTWIRTPEGWRVVSAHVSLLPG, encoded by the coding sequence ATGCAGATTAATCTCCCTGATGTGGTGGCTGAAGTCCAACAGGTGTTCGACCGCTACGAGCAGGCTTTAGTCAACAATGATGTGGCTGTCCTGGATGAACTCTTTTGGCATAGTCCCCATACCATTCGCTATGGCGCGACCGAGAATCTCTATGGCTATGAGGCGATCGCTCAATTTCGCAGCAGCCGTCCGGCGATCGATCTTCAGCGCGATCTCAGCAATACTGTGATCACCTCCTACGGTAGGGATTTCGCCACAGTCAATACGGAATTTCGGCGTAAATCGTCCAGTAAGACAGGGCGACAAAGCCAAACCTGGATCAGAACACCAGAGGGCTGGCGGGTGGTGAGTGCCCATGTGTCACTGCTGCCGGGTTAA